A part of Homoserinibacter sp. YIM 151385 genomic DNA contains:
- a CDS encoding Rv3654c family TadE-like protein translates to MSAVASAAIVAALGIGAVAVTGAGAVSAERQRVIGAADAAALAAADGASGLVAGAPCELAARVAAANGARLLGCGVDGVDATVLVEGAVAGLAVRARSTAGQAP, encoded by the coding sequence ATGAGCGCCGTCGCGAGCGCCGCGATCGTCGCGGCGCTCGGCATCGGGGCCGTCGCGGTGACGGGTGCGGGCGCCGTCTCCGCCGAGCGGCAGCGTGTCATCGGCGCCGCCGACGCCGCCGCGCTCGCCGCGGCCGACGGCGCCTCGGGCCTCGTCGCCGGCGCGCCGTGCGAGCTCGCGGCGCGGGTCGCCGCCGCGAACGGCGCCAGGCTGCTCGGGTGCGGGGTCGACGGCGTCGACGCGACCGTGCTGGTCGAGGGCGCCGTCGCGGGCCTCGCGGTCCGCGCGCGGTCGACCGCGGGGCAGGCGCCGTGA
- a CDS encoding DUF4244 domain-containing protein — protein sequence MTSARRTGGARCTLPPLRALGAAAADERGAATAEYAVTIMAAVGFAGLLVAILRSGEVRAALADLVTRALSVAG from the coding sequence ATGACCTCTGCACGACGCACGGGCGGCGCCCGGTGCACCCTTCCGCCTCTTCGCGCTCTGGGCGCCGCGGCCGCCGACGAGCGCGGCGCCGCGACGGCCGAGTACGCGGTCACGATCATGGCGGCCGTCGGCTTCGCGGGGCTGCTCGTCGCGATCCTGCGCTCGGGCGAGGTCCGCGCCGCGCTCGCGGACCTCGTCACCCGCGCGCTGAGCGTCGCCGGATGA
- a CDS encoding type II secretion system F family protein: MSRASRRGQGRRAAPRGAEADAAAEVVERLAVLLDAGIAPVSAWGHAAASTRSAVAREVAAGLRSPVGIPAAVEAAVAPGSAGELSRLDWLPLAACWRLVAELGAPMAASLRALAEALRDLGDAAREIEAALAGPRSSARIVLAMPPLGLLLAGALGIDALGALVSGPAGWACALAGSGLLLAGRGWMSRLVAEASRSAGLPGLPLELAAIAASGGAAPDRIADRVTSTLREAGLPGPDEGERRELEALLELAAAAGIPVGSLLRGEAAAGRRRARSRARGVAAQLGARLMLPLGLCVLPSFIALGVAPVVLALLSSTGELW, from the coding sequence ATGAGCCGCGCGTCGAGGCGCGGACAGGGTCGTCGCGCCGCCCCGCGGGGTGCGGAGGCCGATGCCGCGGCCGAGGTCGTCGAGCGGCTCGCGGTCCTCCTCGACGCGGGGATCGCGCCCGTCTCGGCGTGGGGTCACGCGGCGGCGTCGACGCGATCGGCCGTGGCCCGCGAGGTCGCGGCCGGACTCCGCTCACCGGTCGGCATCCCCGCGGCCGTCGAGGCGGCGGTCGCGCCCGGCTCGGCGGGGGAGCTCTCGCGGCTCGACTGGCTCCCGCTCGCGGCGTGCTGGCGGCTCGTCGCCGAGCTCGGCGCGCCCATGGCCGCCTCGCTGCGGGCGCTCGCCGAGGCGCTGCGCGATCTGGGGGATGCGGCTCGCGAGATCGAGGCGGCGCTCGCCGGCCCGCGGTCATCGGCGCGCATCGTGCTCGCGATGCCGCCGCTCGGCCTGCTGCTCGCGGGCGCGCTCGGCATCGATGCGCTCGGCGCACTCGTCTCGGGCCCGGCCGGCTGGGCGTGCGCGCTCGCGGGCTCCGGCCTCCTCCTCGCCGGCCGAGGCTGGATGTCGCGGCTCGTCGCCGAGGCGAGCCGGTCGGCCGGATTGCCCGGACTTCCGCTCGAGCTCGCGGCGATCGCGGCATCGGGGGGCGCTGCGCCCGACCGGATCGCCGACCGTGTGACGTCGACGCTGCGCGAGGCGGGGCTGCCGGGGCCGGACGAGGGCGAGCGTCGCGAGCTCGAGGCGCTGCTGGAGCTCGCCGCCGCGGCCGGCATCCCGGTCGGGTCGCTGCTGCGCGGCGAGGCGGCCGCGGGGCGGCGCCGCGCCCGCTCGCGGGCTCGCGGCGTCGCCGCGCAGCTCGGGGCGCGGCTCATGCTGCCGCTCGGGCTCTGCGTGCTGCCGTCGTTCATCGCGCTGGGCGTCGCCCCCGTCGTCCTCGCGCTCCTCTCCTCCACAGGCGAGCTCTGGTGA
- a CDS encoding TadE family type IV pilus minor pilin translates to MTRRRRVAGLRARGERGSATVELAVVLPAVVALLVVVLAALQLAATRVRLADAAADSARSLARGEGAAHAAAVAARHVPGASVRGGASGGGMQCVEVVVAAPVLGLRTVPLSARGCALEAGR, encoded by the coding sequence ATGACGCGCCGGAGACGGGTTGCGGGGCTCCGCGCGCGAGGCGAGCGCGGCAGCGCGACCGTCGAGCTCGCCGTGGTGCTGCCCGCGGTGGTGGCGCTGCTCGTCGTCGTCCTCGCGGCACTCCAGCTCGCGGCGACCCGGGTGCGGCTCGCGGATGCGGCCGCGGACTCGGCACGGAGCCTCGCGCGCGGCGAGGGTGCGGCGCACGCGGCGGCGGTCGCCGCGCGGCACGTGCCCGGAGCGAGTGTGCGCGGCGGGGCGTCCGGCGGGGGGATGCAGTGCGTCGAGGTCGTGGTCGCGGCACCCGTGCTCGGCCTCCGGACGGTGCCGCTCAGCGCGCGCGGCTGCGCCCTCGAGGCGGGGCGATGA